In Geobacillus kaustophilus, a genomic segment contains:
- a CDS encoding DUF1146 family protein, with product MMPVIGQQALISIIVHLAFLAVTWWTLQAVRLEVLLRPNRVVQGRLLYILLTIAIGSTVANFFLDYWAWSTDLPYLFRE from the coding sequence ATGATGCCGGTCATTGGTCAACAAGCGTTGATTTCGATTATCGTCCACTTAGCGTTTCTAGCAGTGACGTGGTGGACGCTGCAGGCGGTGCGGCTCGAGGTGCTGCTTCGGCCGAACCGCGTCGTCCAAGGGCGTCTGCTGTACATTTTATTGACGATCGCTATCGGCTCGACGGTGGCGAACTTTTTCCTCGACTATTGGGCGTGGTCGACCGATTTGCCGTATTTGTTCCGCGAATAG
- a CDS encoding YwmB family TATA-box binding protein produces MRKNLICWLMALVAAVLSLAAGQYRTEGAQGNEWSKPLEMMARTLAQHGASLGRWVVYTREYAHDIENDADFFKKMAEFKQTYRSFRWTFHQTSHWQKAIGTNEHSFFREQIQLVMTVTNGTPQTYILYEATGPTWSQAGWKDIKRHIEKTTNGLFVNHPTFFACMEGEFSGNMESGLFDQASQLLRDFYATPVEWLREESLVSLSAYTGQWKNVLPAANHQPINLQLALRKSLGGKTRVVAGTPIITIEY; encoded by the coding sequence ATGAGAAAAAATCTAATCTGTTGGCTGATGGCGCTCGTCGCCGCGGTCTTGTCGTTGGCCGCAGGGCAATATCGGACGGAAGGCGCTCAGGGGAACGAATGGTCCAAACCGTTGGAAATGATGGCACGCACATTGGCGCAGCACGGTGCTTCGCTCGGCCGCTGGGTCGTGTACACAAGAGAGTATGCCCATGATATTGAAAATGATGCGGACTTTTTCAAAAAAATGGCGGAGTTCAAACAAACATACCGCTCCTTTCGCTGGACGTTCCACCAAACTAGCCATTGGCAAAAAGCGATCGGCACGAACGAACATTCCTTTTTTCGTGAACAAATCCAGCTCGTGATGACCGTCACAAATGGAACGCCGCAAACGTATATCCTCTATGAAGCAACCGGCCCAACGTGGAGCCAAGCTGGTTGGAAAGATATAAAAAGGCACATTGAAAAAACGACGAACGGACTATTTGTGAACCATCCTACATTTTTTGCTTGTATGGAAGGCGAGTTCAGTGGTAATATGGAAAGTGGTTTGTTCGACCAAGCCTCTCAATTGCTTCGCGATTTCTACGCGACGCCTGTCGAGTGGCTGCGGGAAGAGTCACTCGTTTCCCTGTCTGCATATACTGGGCAGTGGAAGAACGTTCTCCCGGCCGCCAATCATCAGCCGATCAACCTGCAACTCGCCTTGAGGAAAAGTTTGGGCGGCAAGACGCGCGTCGTTGCTGGAACCCCAATCATTACCATTGAATACTAA
- the nuoK gene encoding NADH-quinone oxidoreductase subunit NuoK codes for MTLSAYLALALILFCIGLYGALTKRNTVIVLICIELMLNAVNINFVAFAKYSPHPSVHGHVFALFAIAVAAAEAAVGLAALIAFYRSRKTVQVDEANSLKH; via the coding sequence ATGACGTTATCGGCTTATTTGGCGCTGGCGCTCATTTTGTTTTGCATCGGGCTGTACGGAGCGCTCACGAAGCGGAATACGGTCATTGTGCTCATCTGCATTGAGCTGATGTTGAATGCGGTCAACATCAATTTCGTCGCGTTTGCCAAATACAGTCCCCATCCCAGTGTTCACGGGCACGTGTTCGCGCTGTTTGCGATCGCTGTGGCGGCGGCGGAAGCGGCTGTCGGTTTAGCCGCGCTCATCGCTTTTTACCGCAGCCGGAAGACGGTTCAAGTCGATGAAGCGAATTCGTTGAAACATTAG
- a CDS encoding NADH-quinone oxidoreductase subunit M, with protein sequence MMFLSLLVFSPLLGIVLLMFVRKTDARMIQWLGTAATVPPLILALFAFIQSGRGFRLERLDEAQDWVRLTDLPFLTDAAYVIRYELGIDGLSLVFIVLTAVLATLAALASMLVKTEKKGYFLWLLALEIGMLGVFAAANFVWFFLFLEVTLVAMFFLVGKWGGFERERAAYSYLLYNGLGSALLLVVIAVLIARTGTANFALLHEMLHNPVAQGQWIAPLTGEGRRWLLGGLLLAFAVKLPAVPLHRWLIRVHVEAPPPVVMLHAGVLLKIAAYGMIRFGVGLFPDEFRAFAGAIAVFGVINVLYGALLALRQRELKRVLAYSSVSHMGVVLIGLGALNEAGIQGAVFQSVAHGLISALSFSLVGVLAHRIGTTDINRLGGLAKAMPLFSGYLLTAALALLGLPGLAGFVGEFTSFLGLFQTKPALAAVGALGLILAAAYSLKAVLDITFGRDRKEAVMGSRPAAGEIEAHRAAVDLRGKEAAPAFILVALIVAVGVYPQLLAAPLAAVVETMMNGLGG encoded by the coding sequence ATGATGTTTTTATCGCTGCTCGTCTTTTCGCCGCTGTTAGGCATCGTGTTGCTGATGTTTGTCCGCAAAACGGATGCACGAATGATTCAATGGCTCGGAACAGCTGCCACCGTGCCGCCGCTCATTTTGGCGTTGTTTGCTTTCATCCAGTCTGGACGCGGGTTTCGCCTCGAGCGGCTCGATGAAGCGCAGGACTGGGTGCGGCTTACTGACCTGCCATTTTTGACGGACGCGGCGTATGTGATCCGCTATGAGCTCGGCATCGACGGGCTGTCGCTTGTCTTTATCGTTCTGACTGCGGTGTTGGCGACGTTGGCGGCTTTGGCGTCGATGCTTGTCAAAACGGAGAAAAAAGGGTATTTTCTCTGGCTGTTGGCGCTCGAGATCGGCATGCTCGGCGTGTTTGCCGCCGCCAATTTCGTCTGGTTTTTCCTCTTTTTAGAGGTGACGTTGGTCGCCATGTTTTTTCTCGTCGGCAAGTGGGGCGGATTTGAGCGCGAGCGGGCGGCGTACAGCTACTTGTTGTACAACGGGCTCGGCTCGGCTTTGTTGCTTGTCGTGATCGCGGTGCTCATCGCCCGCACCGGAACAGCGAACTTTGCCTTGCTCCATGAGATGTTACATAATCCTGTTGCCCAAGGACAATGGATTGCGCCGCTGACGGGGGAAGGGCGGCGTTGGCTGCTTGGCGGGCTGCTGTTGGCGTTTGCCGTCAAGCTGCCGGCCGTTCCGCTCCACCGCTGGCTCATCCGCGTCCACGTCGAAGCGCCGCCGCCGGTCGTTATGCTTCATGCCGGGGTGTTGCTGAAAATCGCGGCGTACGGGATGATTCGCTTCGGGGTCGGCTTGTTTCCGGACGAGTTCCGCGCATTCGCCGGCGCCATTGCGGTGTTTGGCGTCATCAACGTGCTGTACGGCGCGCTGTTGGCGCTTCGCCAGCGCGAACTGAAGCGCGTGCTCGCCTACTCGAGCGTGTCGCATATGGGGGTTGTGCTCATCGGCCTCGGCGCGTTGAATGAGGCCGGCATTCAAGGAGCGGTCTTTCAATCGGTCGCTCACGGGCTCATCTCGGCCTTGTCGTTTTCGCTTGTCGGCGTACTTGCTCATCGAATCGGAACAACGGACATCAACCGGCTTGGCGGACTGGCGAAAGCGATGCCGCTCTTTTCGGGGTATTTGCTCACAGCGGCGCTCGCCTTGCTCGGTTTGCCGGGGCTGGCGGGATTTGTCGGTGAATTCACGTCGTTTCTCGGGCTGTTTCAAACGAAGCCGGCCCTTGCCGCCGTGGGGGCGCTGGGGTTGATTTTGGCTGCCGCCTACTCGCTCAAGGCTGTTCTTGACATCACATTCGGCCGCGACCGTAAAGAGGCGGTCATGGGTTCAAGACCGGCGGCGGGGGAGATCGAGGCGCATCGGGCTGCCGTCGACTTGCGAGGGAAAGAAGCGGCGCCGGCGTTCATCCTCGTCGCGTTGATCGTGGCCGTCGGCGTCTATCCGCAGCTATTGGCCGCGCCGCTTGCGGCCGTCGTAGAGACGATGATGAACGGGCTAGGGGGGTGA
- the nuoL gene encoding NADH-quinone oxidoreductase subunit L produces MMNLAWVVPLFPLGSFILLLLFGRRWKQASAYVGIAATLLSLLLALAVLADRLGGSTYEANWTWMTIGSVTLTVGISVTALNAWMLVVVALVSWLVHVYSQGYMAGDERFSTFYAYLGLFTFAMLGLVLSPNLLQAYIFWELVGLGSFLLIGFYFYKEEAKAAAKKAFIMTRIGDVGFFIGMMLLFWQTHSFDYDDIFRAVGDGTLSPGMTTLAAISIFIGAIGKSGQFPLHTWLPDAMEGPTPVSALIHAATMVAAGVYLVAALFPLYEASRIAMMTVATIGGVTAIFAATIGLVQTDIKRVLAYSTVSQLGYMMLALGAGSYVAAIFHLTTHAFFKALLFLAAGSVIHAVRTQNIEEMGGLWRRLPWTAPLFLIGALSISGVPLFAGFFSKDEILAAAWTNGPRLLFWLAAAAALLTSFYIFRLFFLVFAGKARHHEDAHEAPASMVAPMLVLGVLSVASGYIQTPWFGSFLGEWLTDGAHHHEAAPGWIAVMATALSLAGILLAWLMYGKRTVPRDWLSARVPYIDELLRRHYYIDDIYRLTVVALVSFISRLLAYVDRFLVEGLARLAAGIVGAAASAGSRGQNGQVQTYGAVTVAGLAILVVIFALTGGYWL; encoded by the coding sequence ATGATGAACCTAGCTTGGGTTGTGCCGCTGTTCCCGCTTGGTTCGTTCATTCTGTTGCTGCTGTTCGGACGGAGATGGAAACAAGCAAGCGCCTATGTCGGCATCGCCGCGACGTTGTTATCTTTGCTTTTGGCGCTCGCCGTGCTTGCGGACCGTCTCGGCGGGTCGACGTATGAGGCGAATTGGACATGGATGACGATAGGCAGCGTGACGTTGACGGTCGGGATTTCCGTCACCGCGCTAAACGCTTGGATGCTTGTCGTCGTCGCGCTGGTCAGCTGGCTCGTTCATGTGTATTCGCAAGGGTACATGGCTGGAGATGAGCGGTTTTCGACGTTTTATGCGTACTTAGGGTTGTTTACGTTTGCAATGCTCGGTCTTGTGCTGTCGCCGAATTTGCTGCAGGCGTACATCTTTTGGGAGCTCGTCGGTCTCGGGTCGTTTTTGCTGATCGGTTTTTACTTCTATAAGGAAGAAGCAAAAGCGGCGGCCAAAAAAGCGTTCATCATGACACGCATCGGCGATGTTGGCTTTTTCATCGGCATGATGCTGCTCTTTTGGCAAACGCACAGCTTTGATTACGATGACATTTTCCGCGCCGTCGGCGACGGCACGCTGTCGCCGGGGATGACGACGCTTGCGGCCATCTCGATTTTCATCGGCGCCATCGGCAAATCGGGGCAATTTCCGCTCCATACATGGCTTCCGGACGCGATGGAAGGCCCGACGCCAGTGTCGGCGCTCATCCACGCCGCGACGATGGTGGCGGCTGGGGTGTATCTTGTGGCGGCATTGTTTCCGCTGTATGAAGCAAGCCGTATAGCCATGATGACCGTGGCGACGATCGGCGGGGTGACGGCCATTTTCGCTGCGACGATCGGCTTGGTGCAGACGGACATTAAGCGCGTCCTCGCCTATTCGACGGTCAGCCAGCTCGGCTATATGATGTTGGCGCTGGGCGCGGGCAGCTATGTCGCGGCCATCTTCCATTTGACGACGCATGCGTTCTTTAAAGCGCTTCTCTTTTTGGCAGCCGGGAGCGTCATTCATGCCGTCCGTACGCAAAACATCGAGGAAATGGGCGGGCTTTGGCGGCGGCTCCCATGGACTGCTCCGCTATTCCTCATTGGGGCGCTGTCGATCAGCGGGGTTCCGCTATTCGCCGGTTTTTTCAGCAAGGATGAAATTTTGGCCGCCGCCTGGACGAACGGGCCGCGCCTCCTCTTTTGGCTCGCGGCCGCTGCCGCGCTGTTGACGTCGTTTTATATATTCCGGCTCTTTTTCCTCGTCTTTGCCGGCAAAGCGCGGCATCATGAGGATGCGCATGAAGCGCCGGCTTCGATGGTGGCGCCAATGCTTGTGCTCGGCGTGCTGTCGGTTGCTTCCGGGTACATTCAAACCCCTTGGTTCGGTTCGTTTCTTGGTGAATGGCTGACCGACGGGGCGCACCATCATGAAGCGGCGCCGGGATGGATCGCCGTTATGGCAACCGCCTTGTCGCTTGCCGGGATTCTTCTTGCTTGGCTGATGTACGGGAAGCGGACCGTGCCGCGCGATTGGCTGTCCGCGCGCGTTCCGTATATCGATGAGCTGTTGCGCCGCCACTACTATATCGATGACATCTACCGTTTGACGGTTGTGGCGCTCGTGTCATTCATCAGCCGCCTGTTGGCGTATGTCGACCGCTTCCTCGTTGAAGGGCTTGCCCGGCTTGCCGCCGGCATCGTCGGTGCGGCTGCCTCGGCTGGGTCGCGCGGGCAAAACGGGCAGGTGCAGACGTATGGGGCGGTGACGGTGGCCGGATTGGCGATTTTGGTCGTCATTTTCGCCTTAACAGGGGGGTACTGGCTATGA
- the spoIID gene encoding stage II sporulation protein D, translating into MVKRLKPVMALALSLFVAILVIPTALVLPFYDGKVAKLAEQLQKQEQVQRSQAAEGPSIDVAVYRSKEQRVEHIPLEQYVIGVVAAEMPAEFELEALKAQALTARTYIVKQLLANQPFRLPKGANVTDTVAHQVYYSDDELRKLWGSDYDWKMKKVTKAVMDTQGQILTYNNEPIEALFFSTSNGYTENSEAYWQSDFPYLKSVASPWDKQSPKFYQRKTMPVAEFERRLGVELPADGSVGVIVSRTPGRRVGEVKIGGKTFTGRDVRERLGLPSSDFTWVRNGDDIIITTKGYGHGVGMSQYGANFMAKEGKTYADIVKYYYRGVHISSATAFLNKLTAKNG; encoded by the coding sequence ATGGTGAAACGACTGAAACCGGTGATGGCGCTCGCTCTCTCGCTGTTTGTCGCCATCCTCGTCATTCCGACGGCGCTCGTTCTTCCATTTTATGACGGGAAGGTGGCCAAATTGGCCGAACAACTGCAAAAGCAAGAACAAGTCCAGCGATCGCAGGCAGCCGAAGGGCCGTCCATCGACGTGGCGGTCTATCGAAGCAAAGAACAACGCGTCGAACATATTCCCCTCGAGCAATATGTCATCGGCGTCGTTGCGGCGGAAATGCCGGCCGAATTTGAACTCGAGGCATTAAAGGCGCAAGCGTTGACGGCAAGAACGTACATCGTGAAGCAATTGCTCGCCAACCAGCCGTTTCGCCTCCCAAAAGGAGCGAATGTGACTGACACAGTGGCTCATCAAGTCTATTACAGCGATGACGAACTGCGAAAACTATGGGGCAGCGACTACGATTGGAAAATGAAAAAAGTGACAAAAGCGGTGATGGACACGCAAGGACAAATTTTGACATACAACAACGAGCCAATCGAGGCGCTGTTTTTTTCAACAAGCAACGGCTATACGGAAAATTCGGAAGCCTATTGGCAAAGCGATTTTCCGTATTTAAAAAGCGTCGCCAGCCCATGGGACAAACAATCCCCGAAGTTTTACCAGCGAAAAACGATGCCAGTGGCGGAATTCGAGCGAAGACTGGGGGTCGAATTGCCTGCTGACGGCTCAGTCGGCGTCATTGTATCGCGCACTCCCGGCCGCCGCGTCGGCGAAGTGAAGATTGGCGGCAAGACGTTTACGGGCCGCGACGTGCGCGAACGGCTCGGGTTGCCGTCGAGTGATTTCACTTGGGTGCGCAACGGAGATGACATCATCATTACGACGAAAGGCTACGGCCATGGCGTCGGCATGAGCCAATACGGAGCCAACTTTATGGCGAAAGAAGGGAAAACGTACGCTGACATCGTCAAATATTATTACCGCGGTGTCCATATTTCGTCGGCGACGGCGTTTTTAAACAAATTGACCGCGAAAAATGGATGA
- the nuoI gene encoding NADH-quinone oxidoreductase subunit NuoI: protein MIGLMKGLAYTLKELTREKVTYDYPHEPLPLPDRFRGIQKFYPEKCIVCNQCVNICPTECIQLTGKKHPDPAKKGKVIETYNINFEICILCDLCTEVCPTEAIVMTNNFELAEYSRDALYKDLAWLDENDTNIRRENKP, encoded by the coding sequence ATGATCGGGTTGATGAAAGGATTGGCGTATACATTAAAAGAATTGACGCGCGAAAAAGTGACGTACGATTACCCGCACGAACCGCTCCCGCTCCCGGATCGGTTTCGCGGCATCCAAAAGTTTTATCCGGAAAAATGCATCGTGTGCAACCAGTGTGTCAACATTTGCCCGACCGAATGCATCCAGCTGACCGGGAAAAAGCACCCGGACCCGGCGAAAAAAGGGAAAGTGATTGAGACGTACAACATCAACTTTGAAATTTGCATTTTATGCGATTTGTGCACGGAAGTGTGCCCGACGGAAGCGATTGTCATGACGAACAACTTTGAGCTCGCCGAATACAGCCGCGATGCTCTGTATAAAGATTTGGCCTGGCTTGATGAAAATGATACGAACATAAGAAGGGAGAATAAGCCGTGA
- a CDS encoding NADH-quinone oxidoreductase subunit J, with protein MSGTDIAFFLLALAAIAGGVTMLQLTNVVHMVVALVMTFLGIAGLYVLLSAEFVAVVQVLIYSGAITIIMLFAIMLTRHHRDEKERQTTGGVWHKAVAAISVIAFGLAVYFGIRRLDFGTDGSALSGDNAKAIGKLLYSYYTIPFEIVSVILLVALIGAIVLAKKDGKEAGDK; from the coding sequence GTGAGCGGAACGGACATTGCCTTTTTCTTGCTCGCCCTCGCGGCGATTGCCGGGGGAGTGACGATGCTCCAGCTGACGAACGTCGTCCACATGGTCGTCGCTCTTGTCATGACGTTTTTAGGCATTGCCGGGCTGTACGTGCTGTTGTCCGCTGAATTCGTCGCTGTCGTGCAAGTGCTCATTTATTCCGGAGCCATCACGATCATCATGCTGTTTGCCATCATGCTGACGCGCCATCATAGAGATGAGAAGGAGCGCCAAACGACTGGCGGCGTCTGGCATAAAGCGGTTGCCGCCATCTCCGTCATCGCCTTCGGCCTTGCCGTCTACTTCGGCATCCGCCGGCTCGACTTTGGCACTGACGGCAGCGCGCTTTCGGGCGACAACGCTAAAGCGATCGGCAAGTTGCTTTACTCGTATTATACGATTCCGTTTGAAATCGTGTCCGTCATTTTACTTGTCGCTTTGATCGGCGCGATCGTGCTGGCGAAAAAAGACGGCAAGGAGGCGGGGGACAAATGA
- the nuoH gene encoding NADH-quinone oxidoreductase subunit NuoH has protein sequence MMEQWLESTPSWSNIALFFGLGALLLAVVLAFVTYAILAERKVMGFMQGRIGPNQVGGRFGLLQTVADVLKLLLKEDTIPKAADRPLYVLAPIIAFTPSFMVLAVLPFTDAFRFADIGVGLLYYIAVSGLTTVGVVAGGWASNNKYALLGGMRAAAQMISYEIPLVMSALGVVLLAGSMNLVDIVAAQKDVWFIFAQPLAFLIFLIAAVAELNRTPFDLPEAESELVAGFHVEYSGFRWAFFMLAEYVYLFAMAALVTILFLGGWHPVAFLGWIPGAVWFALKFCAVVFVLIWFRATFPRVRADQLMEFAWKVLLPLSLVNIVLTAVVKAWFF, from the coding sequence TAGCGGTCGTGCTCGCGTTTGTCACGTACGCCATTTTGGCCGAACGGAAAGTGATGGGGTTTATGCAAGGGCGCATCGGCCCGAACCAAGTCGGCGGCCGCTTCGGGCTATTGCAAACCGTTGCTGACGTATTGAAGCTGTTGCTGAAAGAAGACACGATCCCAAAAGCGGCCGACCGTCCGCTCTACGTGCTGGCGCCAATCATCGCCTTTACGCCGTCGTTTATGGTGCTGGCAGTGCTGCCGTTTACCGATGCGTTCCGGTTCGCCGATATCGGCGTCGGCCTGCTGTATTATATCGCTGTCTCCGGCTTGACGACCGTCGGCGTTGTCGCCGGCGGCTGGGCGTCGAACAACAAATACGCTCTGCTTGGCGGCATGCGCGCGGCGGCGCAAATGATTTCCTATGAGATTCCGCTCGTCATGTCGGCGCTTGGCGTCGTGCTTTTGGCTGGAAGCATGAATTTGGTTGACATCGTTGCAGCGCAAAAAGACGTGTGGTTCATTTTCGCTCAGCCGCTGGCCTTTTTGATTTTCCTCATTGCCGCGGTGGCCGAGTTGAACAGGACGCCGTTTGACTTGCCGGAGGCGGAGTCCGAGCTGGTCGCGGGGTTCCATGTCGAATATTCCGGGTTCCGTTGGGCGTTCTTTATGCTCGCCGAGTATGTGTATTTGTTCGCCATGGCGGCGCTCGTGACGATTTTGTTTCTCGGCGGCTGGCATCCGGTCGCGTTTCTCGGCTGGATTCCTGGCGCGGTCTGGTTTGCGCTGAAGTTTTGTGCGGTCGTTTTCGTCCTCATTTGGTTTCGCGCCACATTTCCGCGCGTGCGCGCCGACCAGCTGATGGAGTTCGCCTGGAAAGTGCTGCTTCCGCTTTCGCTCGTCAACATTGTGCTGACAGCGGTCGTCAAGGCGTGGTTTTTCTAA
- the nuoN gene encoding NADH-quinone oxidoreductase subunit NuoN, translated as MNDVWQSDWGMMAPEWIVLAAAIVLLAIDLALPSDRSRRPLAWGAAASAVLAMIATAAMIPAEPASILHDTFRLDAFAKAFKLILLAGGALALLLVAEWAPKEGSPHRGEFAYMMLFALLGAMMTASSGDLLALFVSIELLSVSSYILAGLRKTAPSSNEAALKYVINGGIATAIMLFGMSYVFGLTGTTNLGDIARRLQESNETYMLALAFLLLLIGVSFKLATVPFHMWAPDVYEGAPVPATAFFAVVSKTAGFVLLLRLLVTVFAAAPSEGREPSSLLLSMQPVITILAGLTMIIGSVVALRQRSLKRLLAYSSIAHAGYLLAGFAAMSWAMIDSLWMYLLVYTLMNIGAFAIIAHIVNETGSDDLDGLAGLYRHRPLLAAALGLFLLSLAGIPGTAGFIAKLYIFIGLVVTEPGHYVLAAVMAITTVISYVYYFNLIVQLFFRPTFTAPLRRLPAGLSTAVVLCALGTLAIGWAPGLAYDVLAQFGHFGDFLP; from the coding sequence ATGAACGATGTATGGCAATCCGATTGGGGCATGATGGCGCCCGAATGGATCGTCCTCGCGGCCGCCATAGTGCTGTTGGCGATTGACTTGGCGCTGCCGAGTGATCGAAGCCGCCGGCCGCTTGCTTGGGGCGCCGCGGCGTCGGCGGTGCTCGCCATGATCGCGACAGCGGCGATGATCCCGGCCGAGCCGGCGTCGATTTTGCATGATACGTTTCGGCTCGATGCGTTCGCAAAAGCGTTCAAGCTCATTTTGTTGGCTGGCGGAGCGCTCGCTTTGCTTTTAGTGGCCGAATGGGCGCCGAAAGAAGGCAGTCCGCACCGCGGCGAGTTTGCCTATATGATGCTGTTTGCCCTGCTTGGGGCGATGATGACGGCGTCAAGCGGCGACTTGCTTGCATTATTTGTAAGCATTGAGCTGCTCTCGGTGTCATCCTATATTTTGGCCGGCTTGCGCAAAACAGCGCCTTCGTCGAATGAGGCGGCGCTCAAATATGTCATCAACGGCGGCATCGCCACCGCCATCATGCTGTTTGGCATGAGTTATGTGTTCGGCTTGACGGGAACGACGAATCTCGGCGACATCGCGCGCCGGCTGCAAGAGTCGAACGAGACGTACATGCTCGCGTTGGCGTTTCTTCTTTTGTTGATCGGGGTTTCGTTTAAGTTGGCGACCGTTCCGTTCCATATGTGGGCGCCGGATGTATACGAAGGAGCGCCTGTTCCTGCTACGGCGTTTTTTGCCGTCGTGTCGAAAACGGCTGGCTTTGTTCTTCTTCTCCGTTTGTTGGTGACGGTGTTTGCCGCGGCGCCGTCTGAAGGGCGCGAGCCGTCGTCGCTTCTCTTGTCGATGCAGCCGGTCATCACCATATTGGCCGGGCTGACGATGATCATCGGCAGCGTCGTGGCGCTTCGGCAGCGGAGTTTAAAGCGGCTGCTCGCCTACTCGAGCATCGCCCACGCCGGCTACTTGCTCGCCGGGTTTGCTGCGATGTCGTGGGCGATGATCGATTCACTCTGGATGTATTTGCTTGTCTATACGTTAATGAACATTGGGGCGTTTGCCATTATCGCCCATATTGTCAATGAAACTGGCTCCGATGATTTGGATGGGCTCGCCGGTTTATACCGCCACCGCCCGCTGCTGGCTGCGGCGCTCGGGCTGTTTTTGCTTTCGCTTGCCGGCATCCCGGGCACGGCCGGGTTTATCGCCAAACTGTATATATTCATCGGCCTTGTCGTCACGGAGCCAGGCCATTACGTGCTCGCTGCGGTGATGGCCATCACGACCGTCATCTCGTACGTGTATTATTTCAATTTGATCGTCCAGCTCTTTTTCCGTCCGACGTTCACCGCGCCGCTCAGACGGCTGCCGGCCGGGCTGTCGACCGCCGTCGTCCTTTGCGCGCTCGGAACGTTGGCGATCGGCTGGGCGCCGGGGCTGGCTTACGATGTGCTCGCCCAGTTTGGACATTTTGGCGATTTTTTGCCGTAA
- the murA gene encoding UDP-N-acetylglucosamine 1-carboxyvinyltransferase produces the protein MEKIIVRGGNRLSGTVKVEGAKNAVLPVIAATLLATKGTSTIHDVPALSDVYTISEVLRYLGADVHIAGETVTVDATGPLTVEAPFEYVRKMRASVLVMGPLLARNGRARVALPGGCAIGSRPIDQHLKGFEAMGASVKVGNGFIDAEVNGRLRGAKIYLDFPSVGATENIMMAAVLAEGTTVIENCAKEPEIVDLANFLNAMGAKVRGAGTGTIRIEGVDELVGTTHTVIPDRIEAGTFMVAAAITGGNVLVQGAVPEHLGSLIAKLEEMGVTVIEEENGVRVIGPEKLKAVDIKTMPYPGFPTDMQSQMMALLLKAEGTSMITETVFENRFMHVEEFRRMNADIKIEGRSVMINGPCQLQGAEVAATDLRAAAALILAGLAADGYTRVTELRHLDRGYVRFHEKLAALGADIERVREETEQFDQIQTIQWNG, from the coding sequence TTGGAAAAGATCATCGTCCGTGGCGGAAACCGGTTGAGCGGCACCGTCAAAGTGGAAGGCGCAAAAAATGCCGTTTTGCCTGTCATTGCTGCCACTTTATTGGCCACGAAAGGAACAAGTACGATTCATGATGTGCCTGCTCTTTCCGATGTATATACAATCAGCGAAGTGCTCCGCTATTTAGGCGCCGATGTGCACATTGCCGGCGAGACGGTCACCGTCGACGCCACCGGTCCGTTGACGGTGGAAGCGCCGTTTGAATATGTGCGAAAAATGCGCGCGTCAGTGTTGGTCATGGGGCCGCTGTTGGCGCGCAACGGCCGAGCCCGCGTGGCGCTGCCGGGCGGCTGTGCCATTGGCTCGCGCCCGATCGACCAACATTTAAAAGGATTTGAAGCGATGGGCGCGTCTGTGAAAGTCGGCAATGGCTTTATCGATGCGGAAGTGAACGGACGGCTCCGCGGCGCCAAAATTTATTTGGACTTTCCAAGCGTCGGGGCGACGGAAAACATTATGATGGCCGCCGTGCTCGCGGAAGGCACGACTGTGATCGAAAACTGCGCCAAAGAGCCGGAAATCGTCGATTTGGCGAACTTTTTGAACGCGATGGGCGCCAAAGTGCGCGGCGCCGGCACCGGAACGATTCGAATCGAGGGAGTTGACGAGCTCGTCGGCACAACGCATACGGTCATTCCGGACCGCATCGAAGCCGGCACGTTTATGGTGGCGGCGGCGATCACCGGCGGCAATGTCCTCGTGCAAGGAGCCGTTCCGGAACATTTAGGCTCGCTGATCGCCAAACTCGAAGAAATGGGCGTGACCGTCATTGAAGAGGAAAACGGCGTGCGTGTCATCGGTCCGGAAAAGCTGAAAGCCGTCGACATTAAAACGATGCCATACCCGGGCTTTCCGACCGACATGCAGTCGCAAATGATGGCTCTCTTGTTGAAAGCGGAAGGCACGAGCATGATCACCGAGACGGTGTTTGAAAACCGCTTCATGCATGTGGAGGAATTCCGGCGCATGAACGCCGATATTAAAATTGAGGGGCGTTCCGTCATGATCAATGGCCCGTGCCAGCTGCAAGGCGCCGAAGTGGCGGCCACCGATTTACGCGCAGCGGCGGCGTTGATTTTGGCTGGACTCGCGGCGGACGGCTACACGCGTGTGACCGAGCTTCGTCATCTCGACCGCGGGTACGTCCGCTTCCATGAAAAGTTGGCTGCGCTTGGGGCCGACATTGAACGCGTCCGTGAAGAAACGGAACAGTTCGACCAAATTCAAACGATCCAATGGAACGGATAA